In Acidiferrobacteraceae bacterium, one DNA window encodes the following:
- the rpmD gene encoding 50S ribosomal protein L30 has product MAKKLKVTLTKSPIGAGRVHQACVRGLGLRRIRHTVELEDTPAIRGMINKVSYMVRCEEI; this is encoded by the coding sequence GTGGCGAAGAAACTGAAGGTAACCCTGACGAAAAGCCCGATCGGTGCCGGGCGAGTGCACCAGGCCTGTGTGCGCGGCCTCGGCCTGCGCCGGATTCGCCACACCGTGGAGCTGGAAGATACACCGGCGATCCGCGGCATGATCAACAAGGTGTCGTACATGGTGCGCTGCGAGGAGATCTAG
- the rpsE gene encoding 30S ribosomal protein S5, whose translation MAATGASVRGDDFQEKLINIRRVAKVVKGGRIFGFSALTVVGDGKGRVGIGRGKAREVPVAVQKAMENARRNMIRVSLDGTTLYHDMVGEHGAAKVVMKPASKGTGIIAGGAMRAVFEVAGVEDVLAKSIGSRNPVNVVRATVKGLLKVQSPDSAAAKRGKTVEEILG comes from the coding sequence GCGGCGACGACTTCCAGGAGAAGTTGATCAACATCCGGCGCGTGGCCAAGGTGGTCAAGGGCGGCCGGATTTTCGGCTTCTCGGCACTGACCGTGGTTGGCGACGGCAAGGGCCGCGTGGGCATCGGTCGTGGCAAGGCGCGCGAGGTGCCGGTGGCCGTACAGAAGGCCATGGAAAATGCCCGTCGTAACATGATCCGTGTGTCGCTGGACGGAACCACGCTGTACCACGACATGGTCGGCGAGCACGGTGCCGCCAAGGTGGTTATGAAGCCCGCGTCCAAGGGTACCGGCATCATCGCCGGCGGCGCCATGCGCGCGGTGTTCGAAGTGGCTGGCGTGGAAGACGTGCTGGCCAAGTCCATCGGCTCACGCAACCCGGTGAATGTGGTGCGTGCGACGGTGAAGGGTCTGCTCAAGGTACAGAGTCCGGACAGTGCTGCCGCCAAGCGTGGCAAGACCGTCGAGGAAATTCTCGGCTAG